One window of the Trifolium pratense cultivar HEN17-A07 linkage group LG2, ARS_RC_1.1, whole genome shotgun sequence genome contains the following:
- the LOC123905677 gene encoding probable protein phosphatase DDB_G0282105 yields MASESVESLVTPDVTKSPEVKVRRNSAGNARSGNGDEKVVPNYLRASTGSCHDLCKYGGEHAFVSKRSIPNRATRKKIHQSSEASIGQVIAKSKPPVDSKPTKMSTDVLKDSVDSKPTKMLTVVHKESVDSKTQIPDALDINAHELPSKSFDSQKHVANEVKVNRKKASSVEVKPSSFLLKFRTSPSTSQEISSSTDKEVQSQSKSTPVKVENLSKSTTKKVENTSKPTSKVKTSSKSTDGPVEAVSKSTLKMVENTSKVKTSSKSTSKSSGTSSQLSSLNGKEIKLSAKHSAPLNSNRVAKKKVSSSMNSSEGFDDKIISEIKTEKKVASSKTVSRKPITPIKALSSPRASLKRVSSLNSRNHKSLKIVSHLRNQKTAKEDELEEHNNNNINNNSSSDSNNEVEERTLYVIKTESEEKTLQSDQTASYDDESYLPQLSTPMSSSTSVTRSLSDEDEESEYTTSEFEVDSLSGINCEIECMENEEALKVEKKSKPRKVKEVEDKDCEMIKLKFRRGKVVDKQIEKNTPRRLTFRRAKTLAEKANVNNNSERKSFKKRDEACSESNGGGNGQEKVVLRHQDVEDKKDAQGLFNNVIEETASKLVEARKSKVKALVGAFETVISLQDKKPSANIVS; encoded by the coding sequence ATGGCGAGTGAAAGTGTTGAATCACTGGTTACCCCGGATGTAACTAAGTCACCTGAGGTTAAAGTAAGAAGGAACTCTGCCGGCAATGCTAGGTCGGGAAATGGCGATGAAAAAGTTGTTCCTAATTATCTCAGAGCTTCCACTGGTTCCTGTCATGATTTGTGTAAATATGGGGGGGAGCATGCATTTGTATCGAAGCGATCTATACCGAATAGAgctacaagaaaaaaaattcatcaaagTTCGGAAGCGAGCATCGGTCAGGTGATTGCCAAGTCCAAACCACCTGTTGATTCCAAACCAACAAAGATGTCAACAGACGTACTCAAAGATTCGGTTGATTCCAAGCCAACAAAGATGTTGACGGTTGTACACAAAGAATCGGTTGATTCAAAGACTCAGATTCCTGATGCCTTAGATATCAATGCACATGAACTTCCATCGAAATCATTTGATAGCCAAAAGCATGTTGCGAATGAAGTTAAGGTAAACAGGAAGAAAGCATCATCAGTCGAGGTCAAACCATCATCATTCCTTCTGAAGTTTCGTACTTCTCCATCGACAAGTCAAGAAATTTCATCATCAACTGATAAGGAGGTGCAATCACAATCAAAATCAACTCCTGTTAAGGTGGAAAATCTATCAAAATCAACTACCAAGAAGGTGGAAAATACATCAAAACCAACTTCCAAAGTCAAAACTTCATCAAAATCAACTGATGGTCCAGTCGAAGCTGTGTCAAAATCGACTCTCAAAATGGTTGAAAAtacttcaaaagtcaaaacctCATCAAAATCGACTTCCAAGAGCTCGGGTACTTCATCGCAGTTATCTTCTTTAAATGGTAAAGAAATAAAGTTGTCGGCAAAACATTCGGCACCTTTGAATTCAAATCGCGTTGCAAAGAAGAAAGTATCTTCCTCTATGAATTCCTCTGAAGGCTTTGATGACAAAATAATTAGTGAGATCAAGACAGAAAAGAAAGTAGCCTCCTCCAAAACAGTTTCAAGAAAACCGATAACACCTATAAAAGCTTTATCATCTCCAAGAGCTTCTCTTAAAAGAGTTTCAAGTCTAAATTCAAGAAATCACAAGAGCCTCAAAATCGTGTCTCATCTTAGGAATCAGAAGACGGCAAAAGAAGATGAGCTCGAAGAacacaataacaacaacatcaacaacaacagcagcagcGACAGCAACAACGAGGTGGAGGAAAGGACTTTGTATGTCATTAAGACGGAAAGTGAAGAGAAAACTTTACAATCTGATCAAACTGCAAGCTATGATGATGAGTCGTACCTCCCTCAGTTGTCCACACCTATGTCTTCGTCAACCTCAGTTACTCGATCCTTATCTGACGAAGACGAGGAATCTGAATATACAACTAGTGAATTTGAGGTGGATTCTTTATCAGGAATAAACTGCGAAATCGAATGCATGGAAAACGAGGAGGCTTTAAAAGTCGAGAAGAAAAGCAAGCCGAGAAAGGTTAAGGAAGTTGAAGACAAGGACTGTGAGATGATAAAACTGAAGTTCAGAAGAGGCAAAGTGGTTGATAAACAAATTGAGAAAAATACTCCTAGGAGGCTTACATTTCGGAGAGCGAAAACGTTGGCAGAGAAAGCAAATGTTAACAATAACAGCGAAAGGAAAAGCtttaaaaaaagagatgaaGCATGTAGTGAGAGCAATGGTGGTGGCAATGGTCAAGAGAAAGTTGTTTTGAGACACCAAGATGTTGAGGATAAGAAAGATGCACAAGGATTGTTTAACAATGTTATTGAGGAAACAGCAAGTAAACTTGTTGAAGCTAGAAAGAGCAAGGTTAAAGCATTGGTTGGTGCATTTGAAACTGTGATTTCTCTTCAAGACAAAAAACCTTCTGCAAACATAGTTAGTTGA